A DNA window from Gillisia sp. Hel1_33_143 contains the following coding sequences:
- a CDS encoding MFS transporter, with protein sequence MKLKKRTDPKFVLIIIVLSQFCCTSLWFAGNAVLNDLIYKFSLNDNSLGTLTSSVQLGFITGTLLFAIFTVADRFAAQKVFFTCALLGALCNAAIIFEGNNLWSILSLRYLTGFFLAGIYPVGMKIASDHFKNGLGKAMGFLVGALVLGTAFPYLLSSFTNSFPWKGVIAVTSIIAVFGGTIMLVVIPSTNRLKSERLELDAFINVFKNKNFRIPAIGYFGHMWELYAFWAFLPLILIAYKTSHPNISLNIPILCFLIIAIGALGCVLGGYISQKIGVKRTAFICLLMSCACCLGLPFLIATPSKSLFIGYLLFWGFMVVADSPLFSTLVAQQAPVKVKGTALTIVNCIGFLITIGSIQLLSYLNYQFNTNLIYMILALGPIVGLIALLKKRNI encoded by the coding sequence TTGAAATTAAAAAAAAGGACTGATCCTAAATTCGTATTGATCATTATTGTATTATCTCAATTTTGCTGTACTTCTCTTTGGTTTGCCGGGAATGCGGTTTTAAACGATCTAATTTACAAATTCAGTCTAAACGATAACAGTTTAGGCACTTTAACTTCATCTGTTCAATTAGGTTTTATAACTGGTACTTTACTATTTGCGATCTTTACAGTAGCCGATAGATTTGCTGCTCAAAAAGTGTTTTTTACTTGTGCGCTGCTTGGTGCTTTATGTAACGCTGCAATTATATTTGAAGGTAATAATTTATGGAGCATTTTATCGCTGAGATATTTAACAGGATTCTTTCTAGCAGGAATTTATCCGGTTGGTATGAAGATAGCTTCAGACCATTTTAAAAATGGTCTTGGAAAGGCAATGGGATTTCTTGTAGGGGCATTAGTGCTCGGCACCGCCTTTCCCTATTTATTAAGCAGTTTTACCAATAGTTTCCCATGGAAAGGAGTAATAGCAGTCACTTCTATAATAGCAGTATTTGGTGGAACTATCATGCTAGTTGTTATTCCAAGCACTAACAGATTAAAAAGTGAACGCTTAGAACTAGATGCTTTTATCAACGTTTTTAAGAATAAAAACTTCAGAATTCCTGCGATTGGCTATTTTGGGCATATGTGGGAGTTGTACGCGTTTTGGGCATTTTTACCATTAATCCTAATTGCTTATAAAACATCTCATCCAAATATTTCGCTCAATATTCCAATTCTATGTTTTCTAATAATAGCAATCGGGGCGCTAGGTTGTGTTCTGGGAGGTTATATATCTCAGAAAATTGGAGTTAAGAGAACAGCATTTATTTGCTTACTAATGTCTTGTGCTTGTTGCTTAGGACTGCCATTTTTAATAGCAACTCCTTCAAAAAGCTTGTTTATAGGATATCTTCTATTTTGGGGGTTTATGGTAGTGGCAGATTCACCACTTTTTTCAACATTAGTTGCTCAGCAGGCTCCTGTAAAAGTAAAAGGAACAGCTCTAACAATTGTAAATTGCATAGGATTTCTTATAACCATTGGCAGTATACAATTATTATCATATCTAAATTATCAGTTTAATACAAATTTGATTTATATGATCTTAGCCCTAGGACCAATAGTGGGATTAATTGCGCTATTAAAGAAAAGGAACATTTAA